A genomic window from Terrisporobacter glycolicus ATCC 14880 = DSM 1288 includes:
- a CDS encoding DAK2 domain-containing protein: protein MIQYIDGKRFRDMFVSGANNLQNHKDLVDKLNVFPVPDGDTGTNMSLTISYAIKELSKVENDDITDIGKALSKGSLMGARGNSGVILSQIIRGIAKSIEGKENLNVVDLANALKNGSDTAYKAVIKPIEGTILTVVRESGEYAVKVAKPNMDMIEFLELVAKKANESLNKTPELLKALKEAGVVDSGGKGLVLIYEGMLSSLKGSNIESVEGGTSSNVEVNVEQNISSEDIKFQYCTEFILESDKIDDLAVREMYMKFGDSLAVVGDEGVIKVHVHTNDPGLAIQEALKYGQLLTIKIENMKLQHENKVLNETAQTKDIPVEEKEYGFIATSMGEGLAQIFKDFGVDHIIEGGQTMNPSTEDFMKAIENLHAKNIIILPNNSNIIMAANQAKELSDKNIIVIPTKNVAQAFATLVTFDADVDVSDNEANMMEALSSVKSGQVTYAVRDTVINDVEVKEGNIIGIAEGKLLSAGDKVDEITTELIEKLVDEDSAIITLFYGEDTSEEEAGALRDLLEEKFEDIDVELHYGGQPLYYYLISVE from the coding sequence ATGATTCAATATATAGACGGAAAAAGATTTAGAGATATGTTTGTTTCAGGTGCAAATAATCTTCAAAACCATAAAGATTTAGTTGATAAATTAAATGTATTTCCAGTTCCAGATGGTGATACAGGAACAAATATGTCTTTAACTATATCATATGCAATTAAAGAATTATCTAAAGTTGAAAATGATGATATAACAGATATAGGTAAAGCTCTTTCTAAAGGTTCTTTAATGGGTGCTAGAGGAAACTCAGGAGTTATACTATCACAAATAATAAGAGGAATAGCAAAATCAATAGAAGGCAAAGAAAATTTAAATGTTGTAGATTTAGCTAATGCTCTTAAAAATGGATCTGATACTGCTTATAAAGCTGTAATAAAGCCAATAGAAGGAACTATTCTTACTGTAGTTAGAGAAAGTGGAGAGTATGCAGTAAAAGTAGCTAAGCCAAATATGGATATGATAGAATTTCTTGAATTAGTAGCAAAAAAAGCTAATGAATCACTAAATAAGACACCAGAATTACTAAAGGCATTAAAAGAAGCTGGGGTTGTAGACTCAGGTGGTAAAGGATTAGTTCTTATATATGAAGGAATGTTATCTTCGTTAAAGGGAAGTAACATAGAGTCCGTAGAAGGCGGAACTTCTAGCAATGTAGAGGTTAATGTAGAACAAAATATATCTAGTGAAGATATTAAGTTCCAATACTGTACAGAATTTATTTTAGAAAGTGATAAAATAGATGATTTAGCAGTGAGAGAAATGTATATGAAATTTGGAGATAGTTTAGCTGTAGTTGGAGATGAAGGTGTAATAAAAGTACATGTTCACACAAATGATCCAGGACTTGCTATACAAGAAGCATTAAAATACGGACAACTATTAACAATAAAAATAGAAAATATGAAGCTCCAACATGAAAATAAGGTATTAAATGAAACGGCTCAAACTAAAGATATACCTGTTGAAGAAAAAGAGTACGGATTTATAGCTACTTCTATGGGTGAAGGTTTAGCACAAATATTTAAAGATTTTGGTGTTGATCACATAATAGAAGGTGGTCAAACTATGAACCCGAGTACAGAAGATTTTATGAAAGCGATAGAAAATTTACATGCTAAAAATATTATAATATTACCAAATAACAGTAATATTATAATGGCGGCTAATCAAGCTAAAGAATTAAGTGATAAAAACATAATAGTTATACCGACTAAAAATGTCGCACAAGCTTTTGCTACTTTAGTAACATTTGATGCAGATGTTGATGTAAGTGACAATGAAGCCAATATGATGGAAGCTTTATCTTCAGTAAAATCTGGCCAAGTAACTTATGCTGTAAGAGACACAGTGATAAATGACGTGGAAGTAAAAGAAGGAAATATAATAGGTATTGCTGAAGGGAAATTATTATCTGCAGGAGATAAGGTAGATGAAATAACGACTGAACTTATAGAAAAATTAGTTGATGAAGATAGTGCTATAATAACTTTATTCTATGGTGAAGATACTTCTGAAGAAGAAGCAGGAGCATTAAGAGATTTATTAGAAGAAAAATTTGAAGATATAGATGTGGAATTACACTATGGAGGACAACCTCTTTATTATTACTTAATTTCAGTTGAATAA
- a CDS encoding Asp23/Gls24 family envelope stress response protein, whose protein sequence is MTTKVNNKYGCIEIDKHVIAQIAYRAAMESYGLVGFSQKIKGIVELLKGDNATKGVKIYETEDNKIEIELFVIMQYGINISTVANNIIDRVKYSVENTTSIKVSKIDVNVQGIRVK, encoded by the coding sequence ATGACTACTAAAGTAAATAATAAATATGGATGTATAGAAATAGATAAGCATGTTATAGCTCAAATTGCATATAGGGCAGCAATGGAGAGTTACGGATTAGTAGGTTTCTCACAAAAGATAAAAGGTATTGTTGAATTGTTAAAAGGAGACAATGCTACTAAAGGCGTTAAAATATATGAAACAGAAGATAATAAAATAGAAATAGAATTATTTGTTATAATGCAATATGGAATTAATATTTCTACTGTAGCAAATAACATAATAGACAGAGTGAAATACTCAGTAGAAAATACAACATCAATAAAAGTTAGCAAAATTGATGTTAACGTGCAAGGTATCAGGGTTAAGTAA
- the rpmB gene encoding 50S ribosomal protein L28: MSRVCCVCGKGKVSGNQVSHSNKHSKRTWAANLRNVKVIENGTPKRVKVCTRCLRSNKVDRA; encoded by the coding sequence ATGTCAAGAGTATGTTGCGTATGTGGTAAAGGTAAAGTTTCTGGAAACCAAGTATCACATTCAAATAAACACAGCAAGAGAACATGGGCTGCTAACTTAAGAAACGTTAAAGTTATAGAAAATGGAACTCCAAAAAGAGTAAAAGTTTGTACAAGATGCTTACGTTCAAACAAAGTTGATAGAGCTTAA
- a CDS encoding thiamine diphosphokinase: protein MKVCIILNGEIKNYDKTKEIILREKYDFIIGADGGCNHLYKMNIMPNYIIGDLDSINNYLVDYYKNKNVFFKTYPSHKDETDSEICIYLAKELKAKEIDFYGSLGGRIDHTLANIGLMHYVREMNITPKIITSEEEITIIRNEEVILHGKKGDTVSVVPIMADVKNITLKKLEYPLNNAKMGYLSSLGISNVMLEDECIIKIEDGYALIIRNYNLA from the coding sequence ATGAAAGTTTGTATTATATTGAATGGCGAAATAAAAAATTATGATAAGACAAAAGAAATAATACTTAGGGAAAAATATGATTTTATAATAGGAGCCGATGGTGGATGTAATCATTTATATAAAATGAATATAATGCCAAATTATATAATAGGAGACTTAGACTCTATTAATAATTATTTAGTTGATTATTATAAAAATAAAAACGTATTTTTTAAAACATATCCATCTCATAAGGATGAAACAGATTCAGAAATTTGTATTTATTTAGCTAAGGAATTAAAAGCAAAGGAAATAGATTTTTATGGTTCTTTGGGGGGACGAATAGATCATACTCTTGCCAATATAGGTTTGATGCACTATGTGCGAGAAATGAATATAACACCTAAAATAATCACGAGTGAAGAAGAGATTACTATTATAAGAAATGAAGAAGTTATTTTGCATGGAAAAAAGGGAGATACTGTATCAGTTGTACCAATAATGGCAGATGTAAAGAATATAACTCTTAAAAAATTAGAGTACCCATTGAACAATGCTAAAATGGGGTACTTATCATCTTTAGGTATATCTAATGTTATGTTAGAAGATGAATGTATTATAAAAATTGAAGATGGATATGCATTAATTATAAGAAATTATAACTTAGCATAA
- the rpe gene encoding ribulose-phosphate 3-epimerase has translation MIKLAPSILSADFAKLLEDVKKVEKAGCEYLHIDVMDGHFVPNITLGPGIVKSLRKDVNMVFDTHLMIENPDNYIKDFVDAGSDLIVVHVEACRHLHRTIQNIKSYNVKAGVALNPATPIETIKHVLQDVDMVLIMTVNPGFGGQSFIESVIEKIKELKQIIDEKNLNVDIQVDGGIKPSNINQVVEAGANVIVAGSAIFNSENIEETVKLMRKNASL, from the coding sequence ATGATAAAATTAGCACCATCAATATTATCAGCAGATTTTGCAAAGCTTTTAGAAGATGTTAAAAAGGTAGAAAAAGCAGGATGTGAATATTTACATATAGACGTTATGGATGGACATTTTGTTCCTAATATAACGCTGGGTCCTGGAATAGTTAAATCATTAAGAAAAGATGTTAATATGGTATTTGATACACATCTTATGATTGAAAATCCAGATAATTATATTAAGGATTTTGTTGATGCAGGAAGTGATTTAATTGTAGTTCATGTGGAAGCCTGTAGACATTTACATAGAACTATACAAAATATTAAATCATATAATGTAAAAGCGGGTGTAGCTTTAAATCCTGCCACACCTATAGAAACTATAAAGCATGTACTTCAAGATGTGGATATGGTACTTATAATGACTGTAAATCCTGGGTTTGGAGGGCAATCATTTATTGAAAGTGTGATTGAAAAAATAAAAGAATTAAAACAAATAATAGATGAAAAAAATCTTAATGTTGATATACAAGTAGATGGTGGAATAAAACCAAGTAATATAAATCAAGTAGTAGAAGCTGGAGCAAATGTAATAGTAGCAGGTTCAGCTATATTTAATAGTGAAAATATAGAAGAAACTGTAAAATTAATGAGAAAAAATGCTAGTCTTTAG
- the rsgA gene encoding ribosome small subunit-dependent GTPase A encodes MLDGRIMKGIGGFYYVDTENGLYECRARGIFRKNKQTPLVGDRVKISVVDEEKKIGVVEVIDKRDSELIRPPIANVEKALIVFAVKNPTPHLSLLDRFIVLAEKENLEIVIILTKVDLDDDNTTNKIKEIYELSGYKVIPVSSKSKENIDKVKEELNNSVVVFAGPSGVGKSSLLNEIDQNFKLQTGEVSDKIKRGKHTTRHAELLKLQCGGIVADTPGFSSLTLDDIEESELKEYFIEFYEVDNCRFGNKCIHENEPDCGVKEAVEAGEISKVRYESYIQLLNEIRQGKRRY; translated from the coding sequence ATGTTAGATGGAAGGATAATGAAAGGAATAGGGGGATTCTACTATGTAGATACAGAAAATGGGCTGTATGAATGTAGAGCTAGAGGAATATTTAGAAAGAATAAGCAAACTCCTTTAGTAGGTGATAGAGTGAAAATTAGCGTAGTTGATGAGGAGAAAAAGATTGGCGTTGTAGAAGTTATTGATAAAAGAGATAGTGAACTCATAAGACCTCCAATTGCGAATGTGGAAAAAGCATTAATAGTTTTTGCTGTAAAGAACCCTACACCTCATTTATCTTTATTAGATAGATTTATAGTTCTTGCTGAAAAAGAAAACTTAGAAATTGTAATTATTCTTACAAAAGTTGATTTAGATGATGACAATACGACAAATAAAATAAAAGAAATATATGAATTAAGTGGATATAAAGTAATTCCAGTTAGTAGTAAGTCTAAAGAGAATATAGATAAAGTAAAAGAAGAGCTAAATAATAGCGTAGTAGTGTTTGCTGGACCATCAGGAGTTGGAAAATCTAGTTTACTGAATGAAATAGATCAAAATTTTAAGTTACAAACTGGTGAAGTTAGTGATAAAATCAAAAGAGGAAAACATACTACAAGACACGCTGAACTTTTAAAATTACAATGTGGGGGCATAGTTGCAGATACACCAGGTTTTTCTTCATTAACATTAGATGATATAGAAGAAAGTGAATTAAAAGAATACTTTATAGAGTTTTATGAAGTTGATAACTGTAGGTTTGGAAATAAATGCATACATGAAAATGAGCCAGATTGTGGAGTTAAAGAGGCTGTTGAAGCAGGGGAGATTTCTAAAGTAAGGTATGAAAGTTACATACAATTACTCAATGAGATAAGACAAGGGAAAAGGAGATATTAA